One Nitrospirota bacterium DNA segment encodes these proteins:
- a CDS encoding cold-shock protein, whose amino-acid sequence MQKGKVKWFNESKGFGFITGEDGVDVFVHFSEIQSNGFKTLAEGQEVNFEVADGPKGPKAVNVTAA is encoded by the coding sequence ATGCAGAAAGGAAAAGTTAAGTGGTTCAACGAGTCCAAGGGTTTCGGGTTCATCACCGGTGAGGATGGAGTGGATGTTTTCGTGCATTTTTCAGAGATCCAGTCCAACGGCTTTAAGACCCTTGCAGAGGGACAGGAAGTCAATTTTGAGGTTGCTGACGGCCCCAAGGGCCCAAAGGCAGTCAACGTAACAGCAGCCTGA
- a CDS encoding tetrathionate reductase family octaheme c-type cytochrome, whose protein sequence is MKTTVLGIVSAVIITICMNSAISHAVDHAQYLKGPFKSGEDVTKTCLQCHAKQAEDFMKTPHWKWKGLPKTIKGMENSREEYGKLNMINNFCISIQGGEKCANEEFCAKCHPSYGWVDNTFSFTDKTKIDCLICHAKEGNYRKGLAGEPDRKLMEQGKMSLTKAAQSVASPNRDNCGVCHFYGGGGDAVKHGDLDSTMAKPTRDHDVHMGGITDMSCQGCHTVKEHKIAGASTFLATNDGRVSCEDCHRDPHKDSASKKILTQHTLTVACQTCHIPAFARGQATKMRWDWSTLGKDIEPEEQFGKETYAKHKGNFIWAMNVIPTYAWYDGKIERYMKGDKIKDPAKILYISRPTGSITDRNAKIYPFKVHTGKQPMDSQFNYLLIPQTYKGIWDHFNWEKGLIDGAKGSGLPYSGKHQFVETAFYGSINHEVAPKDQALKCKDCHMEGRRLDWKTLGYDGDPMKVGIRTFNESSSITGKKTAARK, encoded by the coding sequence ATGAAAACTACAGTTCTCGGCATAGTATCAGCGGTTATCATCACCATCTGCATGAATTCCGCTATCTCGCATGCTGTTGACCACGCGCAGTATCTGAAGGGCCCCTTCAAATCTGGCGAGGATGTAACAAAAACCTGCCTGCAGTGCCATGCCAAACAGGCAGAGGATTTCATGAAAACACCTCACTGGAAATGGAAGGGGCTCCCTAAAACGATCAAAGGAATGGAAAACAGCAGGGAAGAATACGGCAAGCTGAACATGATCAACAATTTCTGCATCTCCATACAGGGCGGTGAAAAGTGCGCGAACGAAGAGTTTTGCGCCAAATGCCATCCGAGCTATGGCTGGGTGGATAATACCTTCTCCTTCACGGACAAGACCAAGATAGACTGCCTTATCTGCCATGCAAAGGAGGGAAACTATCGAAAAGGTCTTGCCGGAGAACCTGACCGCAAGCTCATGGAGCAGGGCAAAATGTCACTCACAAAGGCAGCCCAGAGCGTTGCCTCACCAAACCGGGATAACTGCGGCGTCTGCCACTTCTATGGCGGAGGCGGGGATGCGGTCAAACACGGCGACCTGGATTCGACCATGGCAAAACCGACGCGCGACCATGACGTTCATATGGGCGGCATCACAGACATGTCCTGTCAGGGCTGTCACACGGTCAAGGAACATAAGATTGCAGGAGCTTCGACTTTTCTCGCCACCAACGACGGCAGGGTAAGCTGCGAAGACTGCCACAGAGACCCGCACAAGGACTCGGCATCGAAAAAAATCCTCACCCAACATACGCTGACAGTCGCCTGCCAGACATGCCATATACCGGCTTTCGCAAGGGGACAGGCAACCAAGATGCGTTGGGATTGGTCTACCCTCGGCAAAGACATAGAGCCGGAAGAACAGTTCGGCAAAGAGACCTACGCAAAACATAAAGGTAATTTTATCTGGGCAATGAATGTGATCCCGACCTATGCCTGGTATGACGGCAAGATAGAGCGGTATATGAAAGGCGACAAGATCAAAGATCCGGCAAAGATATTATACATATCAAGACCGACCGGAAGCATAACAGACCGCAACGCAAAGATCTACCCCTTTAAAGTTCATACCGGAAAGCAGCCTATGGACAGTCAGTTCAATTATCTTCTCATTCCGCAGACCTATAAGGGCATTTGGGATCATTTTAACTGGGAAAAGGGTCTTATTGACGGAGCCAAGGGCTCGGGACTTCCCTATAGCGGCAAGCATCAATTCGTTGAAACTGCCTTCTACGGGAGCATTAATCATGAGGTAGCCCCAAAGGATCAGGCACTAAAATGCAAAGACTGCCACATGGAAGGCAGACGTCTCGACTGGAAAACCCTCGGCTATGATGGCGATCCAATGAAGGTAGGTATCAGGACCTTCAACGAGTCGTCTTCAATAACCGGGAAGAAAACAGCGGCCCGCAAATAG
- a CDS encoding redoxin domain-containing protein: protein MRQLSSVLVLLIGAVIFSPSPACSVSSGEAAPAFELSDLQGRRHMLSDYQGKAVLINFWASWCKECITEMPSLNSLYEQFSRQGLAVLGVTVDRSAEEAGAAAKKAGITFPVLLDTKGEVFIKKYAAMGLPTTIMIDRKGVVRDIFVGTQDFQDKEIKDKVGALVKEHHTR from the coding sequence ATGCGGCAGCTCTCCTCTGTCCTTGTTCTGCTTATCGGTGCCGTGATCTTTTCCCCCTCGCCGGCCTGTTCGGTCAGTAGCGGTGAAGCAGCCCCGGCATTTGAGCTTTCCGACCTTCAGGGCAGAAGGCATATGCTTTCTGATTATCAGGGAAAAGCAGTTCTGATCAACTTCTGGGCAAGCTGGTGCAAGGAATGTATTACCGAAATGCCGTCGCTGAACAGTCTCTATGAACAGTTCAGCAGACAGGGGCTTGCGGTGCTTGGCGTGACAGTCGACAGAAGCGCCGAAGAAGCCGGGGCTGCTGCAAAGAAGGCTGGTATCACCTTCCCGGTACTCCTTGATACCAAAGGTGAGGTCTTTATAAAAAAATATGCAGCGATGGGCCTGCCGACAACAATTATGATAGACAGGAAGGGCGTTGTAAGGGATATCTTTGTCGGTACACAGGATTTTCAGGATAAGGAGATAAAAGATAAGGTGGGTGCTTTGGTAAAGGAACACCATACCCGCTGA
- a CDS encoding DUF4337 domain-containing protein: MAEEKKERWLNYLALTTVIFAVCATLSTFKGGGHSTKAVLSQTMASDQWAYYQSKSIKGYLYELQKEELELQLKAQGARVTPVMRDEFAKKIVSYGDKIKKYEGEKEKIQADAKAFEEKRDTAQKHQQAFGVAVIFLQIAILLSSVAALLKKKPLWLVSLGAGVAGLVYFANGFLLFMK, translated from the coding sequence ATGGCAGAAGAGAAGAAAGAACGCTGGCTCAATTACCTTGCACTTACAACCGTTATATTTGCGGTCTGCGCAACGCTTTCTACATTCAAGGGAGGCGGCCATTCCACAAAGGCCGTGCTGAGCCAGACCATGGCGTCAGACCAGTGGGCCTATTACCAGTCAAAGAGCATTAAAGGCTATCTCTATGAACTCCAGAAGGAGGAGCTGGAACTTCAGCTGAAGGCGCAGGGCGCCAGGGTTACTCCGGTGATGAGGGATGAGTTTGCAAAGAAGATCGTCTCCTATGGAGATAAAATAAAGAAGTATGAAGGCGAGAAGGAGAAGATACAGGCCGACGCAAAGGCCTTTGAGGAAAAGAGGGACACTGCGCAGAAGCACCAGCAGGCCTTCGGAGTTGCGGTCATATTCCTTCAGATCGCGATTCTGCTGTCATCGGTTGCAGCGCTTCTGAAGAAGAAGCCGCTCTGGCTGGTGAGTCTCGGCGCCGGCGTTGCGGGCCTGGTCTATTTTGCCAATGGTTTTCTCCTGTTCATGAAGTAA
- a CDS encoding rhodanese-like domain-containing protein — protein MKKNFFLLIGLLMFSCTLASAEGFKIVSADELKKLMDAKKQIVVVDTRTEQEFAQGHLPKAINIPPEKVNAINTLLPKSKNVPLVFYCRGAG, from the coding sequence ATGAAAAAGAACTTTTTCCTGCTGATCGGATTGCTTATGTTCAGCTGCACGCTGGCTTCTGCCGAGGGCTTCAAAATTGTCAGTGCAGACGAGCTCAAGAAGCTGATGGATGCAAAGAAGCAGATCGTGGTCGTAGATACCCGCACAGAGCAGGAGTTTGCACAGGGACACCTACCGAAAGCGATAAATATCCCGCCCGAGAAAGTAAATGCTATCAACACGCTGCTACCAAAGAGCAAAAATGTCCCCCTTGTGTTTTATTGCAGGGGAGCGGGCTGA
- a CDS encoding class I SAM-dependent rRNA methyltransferase yields MMQKVHLTRTKRLLGGHLWVFSNELHESPKNYTPGSLVEVYDMRGDFLGTGYINPNSLIAVRLLTRERKNIDKDFLRVRIQAAIALRKRLTVGSDACRLVFSEGDYLPGLIADLYGTCLVLQFLTCGMEAMKDLVIELFDELIKPEIIVLRNEGRVRSLEGLDRYKEVVKGSLESLPVVREDDISFEIDPYEGQKTGFFLDQRDNRVSLKRYIREGKGLDLFCYNGGWSMHLASAGAEITCVDSSDRAIAHARRNAELNNLGSRIDYAVEDVFAYLEKELGKGERRYDFIVLDPPAFVKSAGKLKEAAKAYREVNEICMRLIRPGGMLASSSCSYHMGRELFVDTLNTAAKNARRSLRLIELRSQAPDHPVLLSMPETAYLKCAFLLVD; encoded by the coding sequence ATGATGCAGAAGGTCCATCTTACCAGAACAAAACGGCTGCTTGGCGGTCATCTCTGGGTCTTTTCGAATGAACTGCATGAGAGCCCCAAAAACTATACACCGGGTTCCCTTGTCGAAGTGTATGACATGCGCGGGGATTTCCTCGGTACCGGATATATCAACCCCAACAGTCTTATCGCCGTCAGGCTTCTTACGCGCGAAAGAAAGAACATCGACAAGGATTTTTTGAGAGTGCGGATTCAGGCTGCCATTGCCCTGAGAAAAAGACTGACAGTCGGCAGTGACGCCTGCCGGCTCGTATTCAGCGAAGGCGATTACCTGCCCGGTCTTATTGCCGATCTCTATGGAACGTGCCTTGTTCTGCAGTTTCTTACCTGCGGCATGGAAGCCATGAAAGATCTGGTAATCGAACTGTTCGATGAACTTATCAAGCCAGAAATTATTGTCCTTAGGAACGAAGGCCGGGTTCGATCTCTTGAGGGTCTGGACCGGTACAAAGAGGTTGTAAAAGGCAGTCTTGAGAGTCTTCCGGTGGTCCGTGAGGACGACATATCTTTTGAGATCGATCCCTATGAAGGCCAGAAGACCGGTTTTTTCCTTGACCAGCGGGACAACAGGGTCTCCCTGAAACGATACATCAGGGAAGGGAAGGGTCTGGACCTCTTCTGCTATAACGGCGGCTGGTCAATGCACCTCGCATCTGCCGGAGCGGAAATTACCTGTGTCGATTCCTCAGACAGGGCGATTGCCCACGCCCGGCGAAACGCTGAACTGAATAATCTCGGCAGCAGGATCGATTACGCGGTTGAAGACGTTTTTGCCTATCTTGAAAAGGAACTCGGAAAGGGAGAGAGAAGATACGATTTCATCGTCCTTGATCCTCCTGCCTTTGTAAAGAGCGCAGGCAAGCTGAAAGAAGCGGCAAAAGCCTATCGTGAGGTCAATGAGATCTGCATGAGGCTTATCAGACCTGGCGGCATGCTCGCCTCATCTTCCTGCTCGTATCATATGGGCAGAGAGCTGTTTGTCGATACGCTGAACACTGCCGCAAAGAATGCCCGCCGCAGCCTGAGGCTGATCGAACTGCGTTCTCAGGCACCTGATCATCCCGTGCTCCTTTCTATGCCGGAAACTGCATATCTCAAGTGTGCCTTTCTTCTTGTTGACTGA
- a CDS encoding DUF3373 family protein translates to MRLFFAAMIALALLVPHPAFALDQADLIKKIEDLTRELDKVKQQMQEIQKKDDVKEQRITKVEKKTDEAKKPSWLEIGGDYRFRLDSLKGDVHDYMQYDPTTQYGPLPSPIPGVAMYTYSRPVSSYEPKNDTLMTNRFGLNLRARATEDITVKARLLMYKTFGGSDSSAVSDQFFSPEKSGVFDGNVSHIPQDSVLRVDQAFATWSNIANQPIWFSVGRRPSTGGVPSNLRQNREYSGNSGVPALLVDYAFDGMTLGVAPDIDILPGAYAKLFYGRGFDSGMRPMNNGLKDTDLIGLNVVPYDTENLRVELQWNRAFNMMSNPPIAAWGNVQANVGDIDQFGSLVMGKVNNIGPGDLNLFASAAMSRSHPSGKTYSMPFGYMDMNGNAIFDAADMQFSGDYGLLNDGTSKENHTGSAFYLGARYDVKATGTKIGLEYNHGSKYWIAFAPAADDMWASKLGTRGDVYEAYLIQEIKSKPISKLGKAFVRLGFQHYNFNYTGSNGWLGEPRKISDLNTMNPMDTQMYPTLRKANNIYLTFDVEF, encoded by the coding sequence ATGAGATTATTTTTTGCAGCAATGATCGCTCTGGCCCTTCTGGTCCCTCACCCTGCTTTTGCTCTTGACCAGGCAGACCTCATTAAAAAGATTGAGGATCTGACCAGGGAACTGGACAAGGTAAAACAGCAGATGCAGGAGATCCAGAAAAAGGACGACGTAAAAGAGCAGAGGATTACCAAGGTCGAGAAGAAGACAGATGAGGCAAAGAAGCCTTCCTGGCTCGAGATCGGCGGCGACTATCGCTTCAGACTCGACTCTTTGAAGGGTGATGTACACGATTATATGCAGTATGATCCCACGACCCAGTATGGCCCCCTGCCCTCGCCGATTCCCGGCGTAGCCATGTACACATATTCAAGGCCCGTAAGCAGCTACGAGCCGAAAAACGACACGCTCATGACAAACCGTTTCGGACTGAACCTCAGGGCAAGGGCTACAGAAGATATCACGGTCAAGGCCAGACTGCTCATGTATAAGACCTTTGGCGGAAGCGACTCAAGCGCAGTCTCTGACCAGTTCTTCTCTCCTGAGAAGTCCGGTGTGTTTGACGGCAACGTAAGTCACATCCCCCAGGACAGTGTGCTGCGGGTTGATCAGGCCTTTGCAACCTGGAGCAACATTGCCAACCAGCCGATCTGGTTCTCTGTCGGCAGAAGACCCTCTACCGGCGGAGTTCCCTCCAATCTCAGGCAGAACAGGGAATACAGCGGAAATTCCGGAGTCCCAGCTCTGCTTGTAGACTACGCCTTTGACGGCATGACGCTCGGCGTTGCACCTGACATTGATATCCTTCCAGGCGCCTATGCTAAGCTCTTCTACGGCAGGGGTTTCGACAGTGGCATGAGGCCGATGAACAACGGATTGAAAGATACTGACCTTATTGGCCTGAACGTTGTTCCGTATGACACGGAAAATCTCCGCGTTGAGCTGCAGTGGAACAGGGCCTTTAATATGATGAGCAACCCGCCGATAGCTGCCTGGGGAAATGTGCAGGCAAACGTCGGAGATATAGACCAGTTCGGCAGCCTCGTAATGGGTAAGGTCAATAATATTGGGCCCGGAGACCTAAACCTTTTCGCATCGGCAGCCATGAGCAGGTCCCATCCCAGCGGCAAGACGTATTCTATGCCTTTTGGCTATATGGATATGAACGGAAACGCCATATTCGATGCAGCAGATATGCAGTTTTCCGGTGATTATGGTCTTTTAAACGACGGAACGTCGAAAGAGAACCATACCGGCTCAGCGTTTTATCTCGGCGCACGGTATGATGTCAAAGCCACCGGCACCAAGATCGGACTGGAATACAACCATGGCTCCAAATACTGGATCGCCTTTGCTCCTGCGGCAGATGATATGTGGGCAAGCAAACTCGGCACTAGGGGCGATGTGTATGAGGCCTACCTGATCCAGGAGATCAAGAGCAAGCCGATCTCAAAGCTGGGCAAGGCCTTTGTAAGACTCGGATTTCAGCACTATAATTTCAACTATACCGGCAGCAACGGGTGGCTTGGAGAACCGAGAAAAATCAGCGACTTAAATACCATGAATCCTATGGACACGCAGATGTATCCAACTCTGAGGAAAGCAAACAACATCTATCTTACCTTTGATGTAGAATTCTGA
- a CDS encoding amidohydrolase family protein, with amino-acid sequence MKQKEKIRICKVRGILRSDVIDLSAQLLSIRSGIIWSFSAEQNPGSGIEIEDFGQCIIAPLFCDYHLHFSRESAGQPEDAGKQLLRHGIGRAFEGGDKACHGLAVRDMRKGRPEIRSAGYAIFKKGGYGTAIGRGVDGVEEAFMMIDELHDLSVDYIKVIHSGLYEPDSGQISAGGFEAAELMRIVDYARGKGLDVYCHANGEKAVKEAVDAGVAAIVHGLYTSDEAFAEMAEKNVAFIPTVHAFQCLHAIAKTDAARKNIDKTVDAHLSAVSRAFNHRVRLLPGSDSGPKFIPYGSAYIEELRLFLRAGIPFEEVIRSSAASVLTEGVPADFVLLDGLSVAHVVIRGRFLQ; translated from the coding sequence ATGAAACAGAAAGAAAAGATAAGAATATGCAAAGTCAGGGGTATATTGAGGTCAGATGTCATTGATCTATCGGCCCAGCTTCTGAGCATCCGTAGTGGGATAATCTGGTCCTTTTCAGCAGAACAGAATCCTGGATCCGGCATTGAGATTGAAGATTTCGGTCAGTGTATTATTGCGCCGCTTTTTTGTGATTACCACCTGCATTTTTCCCGCGAATCAGCGGGCCAGCCAGAAGACGCAGGAAAGCAGCTCCTCAGACATGGCATAGGCAGGGCGTTTGAAGGTGGTGATAAAGCATGTCATGGGCTAGCGGTCAGAGATATGCGTAAGGGCAGACCTGAAATCAGGTCTGCAGGCTATGCCATATTTAAGAAGGGAGGATATGGCACCGCCATCGGCAGGGGTGTTGATGGTGTTGAGGAAGCCTTTATGATGATTGATGAACTCCATGACTTGTCGGTTGATTATATCAAGGTCATCCATTCCGGCCTTTACGAACCCGACTCAGGCCAGATTTCTGCAGGCGGCTTTGAGGCGGCAGAGCTGATGAGAATCGTGGATTATGCAAGGGGAAAAGGTCTTGATGTCTATTGTCATGCCAATGGTGAAAAGGCGGTGAAGGAGGCGGTTGATGCAGGCGTAGCGGCCATCGTGCACGGCCTGTATACGAGTGATGAAGCCTTTGCCGAAATGGCAGAGAAAAACGTGGCATTCATCCCGACTGTCCATGCATTTCAGTGCCTGCACGCCATCGCAAAGACCGACGCTGCAAGAAAGAACATAGACAAAACAGTCGATGCCCATCTGTCTGCTGTCAGCAGGGCATTTAACCACAGGGTTCGGCTGCTGCCCGGCAGCGACTCTGGACCAAAGTTCATACCGTATGGCAGTGCCTATATCGAGGAACTCAGGCTCTTTCTCAGAGCCGGTATCCCTTTTGAAGAGGTGATACGCTCCTCCGCAGCCTCGGTCCTGACCGAAGGTGTTCCTGCTGATTTCGTGCTGCTTGACGGCCTGTCTGTTGCGCATGTCGTTATTCGTGGCCGGTTCCTGCAGTAG
- the htpG gene encoding molecular chaperone HtpG, producing the protein MTTEKFEFKTEVNQLLDLMIHSLYSHKEISIRELLSNASDAIDKARYESLTNADILEQKGQWKIRISADKDAATLTISDNGIGMTRDEAIKALGTIAHSGTKEFLATLKEKAIKDSPDLIGQFGVGFYSAYMICDRVTLLSRKAGSKDMTGIKWESTADGTFTVEEFTKETPGTDVILHIKQDEKAYLDEWQIRDVVRKYSDYIEYPIMLEVEREEESALDKTLKVKVKKEEQINTGKAIWLRDKAEITDSEHSEFYKHLSHDFSDPLKTIHYKAEGTSEFTCLLYLPSHAPLDIFYKEFKVGPALYVRKVQIMDHCEELIPSYLRFVKGVVDSSDLPLNVSREILQNNRQITVIKNNITKKILDTLAEMKQADYDKFLKFYNEFGRVMKEGLHLDFAKKESIADLLLFSSSKTEEGKFRTLDEYISAMKEGQTDIYFITGPSLQEMKASPYLEVFADKDFEVLYMADDIDDFIFSSFEYRGKKFKSVLKGDISLDKSADHEAEKKQFGKLMDFIREQVKEDVKDVRLSGRLKDSPCCLVGDEGDLDPRMEKMLKAMGQEVPEHKKVLEINPAHPLFASMNRIFDKDSSAPVLAQYTSLLLDQALLLSGLKPKDPALFAKNISRLMVDSAEHF; encoded by the coding sequence ATGACAACCGAGAAGTTCGAATTCAAGACAGAAGTCAACCAGTTGCTGGATCTTATGATCCACTCATTGTATTCCCACAAGGAAATAAGCATCCGGGAACTGCTCTCCAATGCCTCTGACGCCATAGACAAGGCAAGATATGAGTCGCTTACCAATGCTGATATTCTTGAGCAGAAAGGGCAGTGGAAGATCAGGATATCTGCGGACAAGGATGCTGCAACCCTGACGATCAGCGACAACGGCATAGGCATGACCAGGGACGAGGCGATCAAGGCTCTGGGGACCATAGCCCACTCGGGAACAAAAGAATTTCTCGCCACACTGAAGGAAAAGGCGATCAAGGACAGCCCTGACCTGATCGGCCAGTTCGGCGTCGGCTTCTACTCTGCGTATATGATCTGCGACCGCGTCACGCTGCTTTCGCGGAAGGCCGGCTCAAAGGACATGACCGGGATAAAGTGGGAGTCCACAGCCGACGGAACATTCACGGTTGAGGAATTCACAAAAGAGACGCCCGGTACAGACGTCATCCTGCATATTAAGCAGGACGAAAAGGCATACCTGGACGAATGGCAGATCAGGGACGTGGTAAGGAAATACTCCGATTATATCGAATATCCCATCATGCTTGAGGTAGAGAGGGAAGAAGAATCGGCTCTCGACAAGACCCTGAAGGTAAAAGTAAAGAAAGAGGAACAGATCAATACAGGCAAGGCGATCTGGCTCAGGGACAAAGCGGAAATCACCGACAGCGAGCATAGCGAATTTTACAAGCACCTGTCCCATGATTTCTCTGATCCTCTCAAGACCATCCACTATAAGGCTGAAGGCACATCAGAATTCACCTGTCTGCTCTACTTGCCGTCGCATGCGCCGCTCGACATTTTCTACAAAGAGTTCAAGGTAGGACCTGCCCTGTATGTCAGAAAAGTCCAGATCATGGACCACTGTGAAGAGCTTATCCCTTCCTATCTGAGGTTCGTAAAGGGCGTAGTCGATTCGTCAGACCTGCCGCTCAATGTTTCGCGCGAGATCCTCCAAAACAACCGGCAGATTACAGTCATAAAAAACAATATCACGAAGAAAATTCTCGATACCCTCGCTGAAATGAAACAGGCCGATTATGACAAATTCCTAAAATTCTACAATGAGTTCGGCAGAGTAATGAAAGAAGGCCTGCACCTGGACTTCGCAAAGAAAGAGAGCATTGCCGACCTTCTCCTGTTCAGCTCCTCAAAGACAGAGGAGGGCAAATTCAGAACTCTTGATGAATATATTTCTGCCATGAAAGAAGGCCAGACCGATATCTACTTCATAACCGGCCCTTCGCTGCAGGAAATGAAGGCATCGCCGTACCTCGAGGTCTTTGCCGATAAGGACTTTGAAGTGCTCTACATGGCCGATGATATCGATGATTTCATCTTCAGCAGCTTTGAATATAGGGGCAAAAAGTTCAAATCAGTGCTCAAGGGCGACATAAGCCTTGACAAGTCGGCTGATCATGAAGCGGAGAAGAAACAGTTCGGCAAGCTCATGGACTTTATCAGGGAACAGGTAAAGGAGGATGTAAAGGATGTTCGCCTTTCAGGGAGACTTAAAGATTCACCCTGCTGCCTTGTTGGTGACGAAGGCGATCTTGATCCGCGCATGGAAAAAATGCTGAAAGCGATGGGGCAGGAAGTGCCTGAACATAAGAAGGTCCTCGAGATCAATCCGGCCCACCCGCTCTTTGCCTCTATGAACCGCATCTTCGATAAGGACAGCAGCGCACCTGTCCTTGCCCAATACACGTCGCTTCTCCTTGATCAGGCGCTCCTGCTTTCAGGACTGAAGCCGAAGGACCCTGCCCTCTTTGCAAAAAATATCTCGCGCCTCATGGTTGACAGTGCAGAACACTTTTAG
- a CDS encoding cytochrome c3 family protein — protein MKAAAYGWMRHITFSPILLSAFLLCAASGSEAVQEAIDQYHTDCIMCHRTSTPAYDAAAAVAPELDMSSVCMDCHHYGETHHPVQFTPDRDIDSRFPLIDGEMQCLTCHEAHGTNLLSNPKLLRGAPYADRREICSRCHTLDLDLSFNPHVMKEPDGSIRTINNGPVCLVCHAVVPDQQSTRIQVIFRADVAFICWRCHPPMPAGFFNAHFQAKPRRQTLAFMKQHAKDEGVLLPLLNRGRITCSTCHNPHQAGIIVKSSAAVGADTYKKLRLSKGRICTGCHLNK, from the coding sequence ATGAAAGCAGCAGCGTATGGATGGATGCGGCACATTACTTTTTCTCCAATTCTCCTGTCAGCGTTTCTTCTCTGCGCTGCAAGCGGAAGTGAAGCAGTTCAGGAGGCCATTGATCAGTATCATACTGACTGCATTATGTGCCACCGGACATCTACGCCGGCTTATGACGCGGCAGCAGCAGTGGCACCTGAGCTGGACATGTCCTCAGTCTGCATGGATTGCCACCACTATGGCGAAACCCATCACCCGGTACAATTTACCCCTGACAGGGACATAGACAGCAGGTTTCCGCTGATAGACGGTGAGATGCAGTGTCTTACCTGTCATGAGGCTCACGGGACGAACCTGCTCTCCAACCCCAAACTGCTGCGCGGTGCACCTTATGCTGACCGAAGGGAGATATGCTCACGATGCCATACACTCGATCTTGATCTGAGCTTTAATCCCCATGTCATGAAAGAACCTGACGGGTCCATTCGGACCATTAACAACGGACCGGTCTGCCTCGTCTGTCATGCCGTAGTCCCTGATCAACAAAGCACCCGCATACAGGTCATATTCAGGGCTGATGTGGCATTCATCTGCTGGCGGTGTCATCCGCCAATGCCTGCCGGTTTCTTTAATGCTCATTTTCAGGCCAAGCCGCGCCGCCAGACGCTGGCATTCATGAAGCAGCATGCCAAAGATGAAGGCGTACTGCTTCCGCTGCTCAACAGGGGCAGGATCACCTGTTCAACCTGTCATAATCCTCATCAGGCAGGTATCATCGTAAAAAGCTCTGCTGCAGTCGGCGCAGACACGTACAAGAAACTGCGGCTCAGCAAAGGGCGTATCTGCACAGGCTGTCATCTAAACAAATAA